A DNA window from Myxococcales bacterium contains the following coding sequences:
- a CDS encoding SDR family oxidoreductase — MRVLVTGAAGYLGRGLVRALATGPDRPAALIAMDVRATPDTERLGGVTYDTVDIRDPGLGARIAAHRPEVVVHLASIVTPPRGCTRAEQYEVDVQGTERVLAACLASGVGRLIVTSSGAAYGYHADNAAFLTEDMPLRGHPDFAYADHKRQVEELLAQARLDHPELGQLVLRLGAVLGADTHNQITDLFDQPVIVGVAEAASPFNFIWDQDVVRCLAAAVRGTAVGVYNLAGDGVMTLAEIAAALGKAYVPVPAHLIGRALEVLHHKGWSQYGPEQVAFLRYRPVMSNQRLARELGFSPSKSSREVLELYRDGAGQQRSASPSRQRAATLAARFLPRAARLLDRGLTAVGQ, encoded by the coding sequence ATGCGGGTCCTGGTCACCGGCGCCGCTGGGTACCTCGGGCGCGGCCTGGTCCGCGCGCTGGCCACTGGGCCCGACCGCCCCGCGGCGCTGATCGCGATGGACGTGCGCGCCACGCCCGACACCGAGCGCCTGGGCGGCGTCACCTACGACACCGTCGACATCCGCGACCCCGGGCTAGGCGCGCGGATCGCGGCCCACCGCCCGGAGGTCGTCGTGCACCTGGCGTCGATCGTGACGCCGCCGCGCGGCTGCACCCGCGCGGAGCAGTACGAGGTCGACGTCCAGGGCACCGAGCGGGTGCTGGCCGCGTGCCTGGCCAGCGGCGTCGGGCGCCTGATCGTGACCTCGAGCGGCGCCGCGTACGGCTACCACGCCGACAACGCGGCGTTCCTGACCGAGGACATGCCGCTGCGCGGTCACCCCGACTTCGCCTACGCCGACCACAAGCGCCAGGTCGAGGAGCTGCTGGCCCAGGCGCGGCTCGATCACCCCGAGCTCGGCCAGCTGGTGCTCCGCCTCGGCGCGGTGCTCGGCGCCGACACCCACAACCAGATCACCGACCTGTTCGACCAGCCGGTCATCGTCGGTGTCGCCGAGGCGGCGTCGCCGTTCAACTTCATCTGGGACCAGGACGTGGTCCGGTGCCTGGCCGCCGCGGTGCGCGGCACCGCGGTCGGCGTCTACAACCTCGCCGGCGACGGCGTCATGACCCTGGCCGAGATCGCGGCAGCGCTCGGCAAGGCCTACGTGCCCGTGCCCGCCCACCTGATCGGCCGCGCGCTCGAGGTCCTGCACCACAAGGGCTGGTCGCAGTACGGGCCCGAGCAGGTCGCGTTCCTGCGCTACCGGCCGGTGATGTCGAACCAGCGCCTGGCCCGCGAGCTCGGCTTCTCGCCGTCGAAGTCGTCGCGCGAGGTGCTCGAGCTGTACCGTGACGGCGCCGGCCAGCAGCGGTCGGCGTCGCCGTCGCGCCAGCGGGCCGCCACCCTCGCCGCCCGCTTCTTGCCCCGCGCCGCCCGCCTGCTCGATCGCGGCCTCACCGCCGTCGGCCAGTAG